The genomic segment AGAACGCCGTCCAGTTTGGGAAGAGCAGAGGCCTGAGACACGACCAGATCGTCACGCGTGCCGAAATCCAGCAGGAGAGCACCCGCGATGACAACGGCCCCGAGTGCGGCCGACTTTGCGAGCGGGTACTTTCCCATTCCCGGGAACTGGCGAAGCGGCTGGGGCCGGAACAGCCGGAGCAATTGGGCAAGCCCGCCGTAGAAGTAGTGCAGAACAACGTGCGCAACGATGTAGCCCAGAACAGTGAGCGCTGACACATAGTGAACCGTCACCCAAAGGCCGCCATGCCCAAGATAGAGCAGAACACCGGTTGCAGTCAGAACAAGGACCGCAGCGAACAGGATCCAGTAGGCAATGACATTGACTGCGGCGATGCGCAGCTTGTTGCTTGCTGGCAGTGACAGGACCACGATTTTTTTCGAGGACACGCGTCGTTTCAGCCGAGCGGCGGACATATAGGCTGCGTAGGCGAAAATCAGGGCCAGAACGAATACTGCAGACAGGTAGTGCCAGGTCCAGATTTCACCTTGTGGCAAAATCGGTTCGAAGAGCTTGGCGAACCACGATTCTTCCGCATCCGCTGACAACCTCAGGCCGGTTACCAGGCTGGTGACGATTGCAACCACAAGCGTCCAATGAAGCAGGATCGTTCCAAGATCGCTCCGCACCACCGGTTTCGGCGCTTCTGGCGAACCGGAAGCGGGTCGGGTCTTGTCTGGACGGGAGCTGGATGCAGTACGGTCAGCTGAATTTGGCGGTGGCGTGAGTTCAAGAGAGTGATCAGTCACATGGTCCGTCAAATTGCCCTCCACACGCACCAATAGCAAAAACCAAGAAAGTGTCTAAGTTAGTGCATAAAACTGTTTGGAATTTGAATTGTTAAGTTAACAAAACATCAACGCAGCAAAAAATAAATAGAAAATTGTACAAAATGCCCAGTTAAATGATGGATTGTGGTTAATGAGTGCATTGTTCAATGTAAAAATTTACGTATGGGAAGATATAACCAATAATTGTGGGCATGGTTGTATTTTTTGAAGCTTTTTTTGCTGTTTCAAACTGATTACGGTTACTTCTTACCGTGTTCGAGTGTCTCTGTGGCTGAGTAAAAACTGCTGCCGATTGCAACGCATGGAGGCTCCCGCACCATTCCTGCGTAGCCTGGCTCAGACGCCCCTGGTGACAATACGGATTGGTCATCGCGACGCGACGCCGCTCAAATGATGAAAGGGTCGTGGCAAAAATGATCCAGGTCATACGCGCGTTATCATTCGTCCATTAACTTCGATCCGGTTGAGAGGGGTGACCTCTGGTGCTTCATGCACTGGTTGTGTCTGGTCGAAAAACCCGCTTAAGATAGCACCGGATACGTCAGGCGCGCGCGGTCTGCCGGTTTCGCCCGGTGTATTGGAAAAAGGCTCGGTTTCATTCCAAGGGGCAAAAATGCTCGTCTCCCATACCCGCATTGTCGATATTGTCGGTGATATCATTCGGATCCAGGTCTCTGCGTCGAAATCGGAGTCTGAAGGTCGGCCCTGCCTCGGGGACCTTGCGGTGGTCGAGGCAGGAGACGGCGGCACTTCGCTGGCGCAGGTCATCAATATCGACAAGGACATGGTCTCCCTTCAGGTCAACTCAGGGACCAAGGGACTTGCAAACAATGCCGCCGTTCGTTTCCTGGGTGAGCCTGCAAAAGTAACTTATTCAGACAATATCCTGGGGCGGGTCTTTGACGGTGCCGGACACCCGATCGATCAGGGGCCGGATCTGTCGAGTGATCCGACCGTTCCGATCGGCGGACCGTCTGCCAATCCAATGAAACGGGTTTTGGCATCGCGGATGATCCGCACCGACGTGCCGATGATCGACATTTTCAATTGCCTCGTGGAGAGCCAGAAAATCCCGATCTTCTCGGTCTCGGGTGAACCCTACAACCCGTTTCTGGCGCGCATCGGTATTCAGGCGGATGCGGACATCGTGGTCTTCGGTGGTCTCGGCCTGATTTTCGACGATTATGCGTTCTTCCGGAAGCAGTTTGAAGACGCAGGTGTATTCCCCCGGACGGTCATGTTCATCAACCAGGCCTCTGATCCGGTCGTCGAGCGGCTGCAAGTCCCCGACATGGCGCTAGCCGTCGCAGAGAGATTCGCGGTTGAAGAAGGAAAGCGGGTCCTGGTTCTTCTCACGGACATGACAGCTTTCGCAGACGCCATGAAGGAAGTGTCCATTGCCATGGAGCGGGTTCCGGCAAACCGCGGCTATCCGGGAGATCTCTATTCGCAGCTCGCACGAAGGTATGAAAAAGCTTGCGACTTCAAGGGCTCGGGGTCGGTAACGATCCTGACGGTCACAACCATGCCCGGGAATGATGTCACCCATCCGGTGCCGGATAACACCGGCTACATAACCGAAGGCCAGTTCTACCTTCACAGCGGGGTCATCGACCCCTTTGGCTCGTTGTCGCGGCTCAAACAGCATGTGATCGGCAAGGTCACCCGGGAGGATCACAACCAGATCATGAACACCATGATCCGGTTCTATTCCGGTGCACGCGATGCCGAGCAGAAGCAGTCTATGGCGTTTGAACTCTCCGATTATGATCGCCAGCTCCTGAAATTCGGCGCGCTGTTCCGCGAGCGTTTCATGGATATCGAAGTGTCCCGGCCGCTCGAAGATGCATTGGACCTTTGCTGGCAGACACTGGCCGAATGTTTCGAGCCTGAGCAGCTTTTGATGAAACAGGGACTGATCGACAAGTATTTTCCGAAGGGCAAAAAACCAGCCTCGAACGATGCTGAAGAGGCTGTTGCCTGATGGCAAAACTGGCACTCAACAAATCGTCGCTTGCAAGGGAAAGCACACAGCTTGCCGAGTACAAACGCTTCTTGCCGTCGCTTGAACTGAAGCGGCTGCAAATCATGGCGGAACGGGCAAAGGCCAAGGAAACGCTCGCACGTCTTGAAAAGGACTATGAGCAGCGCTTCAAGGATCTTGCAGCGACCTTGCCAATGATCGCCAACACGCATGTCCCGCTTGAGGGTTTGGTGAGACTGAAGGCGGCAGTCAGGGGCGAGCAGAACCTCTCCGGAACGATCTTGCCTGTTCTGGAAGATATTGAAGTTGAAACGGAACCCTATTCGCTGCTCGCACGACCGCACTGGGTCGACCCCTACGTAGAAGGGATGCGGGACCTGCTGCGTCTCAATCTGGAACGCGAGGTCGCCCGCGAAAGGATTGCAAAGCTTGTCGAGGCTGAGGCCGTCATCTCGCGGCGGGTCAATTTGTTCGAGAAGGTGCTTATCCCAAGAGCGGCGCAGAACATCAAGAAGATCCGCATGGCGCTGGCAGACGCCGAGCGTGACGCGGTGGTGCGCGCAAAGATTTCCAAGCGGAAGACGGCGGCGCGCGCAGCGGAGGAAAGGATGGCCGACTTATGACCATCGTTCCGCTCGTCAAGGTCAATTTGATCGGCATCCTGGATGACAAGGACAAGGTGCTGGAGGCCGCACAGACATTCGGCTCTCTTCATCTGATACCGCTCAGTTCTGCGCAAAAGGAATTGGAGGCGGTGCCGGAAGGCCTGGGGCGCGAAGCAGTGGAGGCTTTGCGTTGGCTTGTGGAGGGCCCGGTGCAGCGACGGCCTGTGACTGTTTCAGACGACTTCGATCTGGAAGGCGTCGTGTCTCAGGCGCTTCACAATCGCAAGTCATTGAAGGTCTGCCAGGACCGCCTTGTACAGCTGGAGCGCCGGATACGGGATGTCGAACCCTGGGGTGAGTTCAGCTTTTCCGATCTTGCCGAAATCGGCGACAACCGATTGTGGTTTTACGTTGTACCGACAGGAAAAATCGACCTGATCGACCCTGCCGGCAAGGTTATGGAAGTCGTGCACCGAGACAGGTATCGGGCCTATGTGGTCGTGCTGTCGCCTGACGAACCGCCGTCCGATGCCATGCCCGTTCCGCGCGTTCACGTGGGAGCATTGTCGCTTTCGCAACTCCGGCAGCGTCATGAACAAGCCGCGATAGAACTTGAAGACCTTGAACTGGAGCGGCAGTCTCTCACGAAGTGGCGTTACGTTCTGGGACAGAACCTTGCCGCGGCACGAGACCGCTCGGCCCGGCAGCGGGCCGGCCTTGAAACGGCAGACAGTGAACGCGTCTTCGTGTTGCAGGCCTGGGCGCGCCAGGACCAGATTTCCGGGATAGAGGATCTTGCCGGCGGGCTCGGAGTAGCGGTTTTGTTCGAAGAGGTCTCGGACAAGGACAGACCTCCGACGCTTCTTCAGAACATGCCTTCCATGGAAGGTGGCGAAGACCTTGTTGAGTTCTACCAGACGCCCGGTTATCGGGACTGGGACCCGTCGGCGATCGTCTATGTGTCATTCATCATCTTTTTCGGGATGATCATGACCGATGCCGGTTACGGGCTTCTGCTGTTGCTCGTCCTGTTCCTCTTCCGGAAGCGATTTGCCGGTTCTGAGCTCGGAGTCCGCATGCTGCGCATGTCGACCTGGCTGATGATCTCGACAACGGCTTTTGGCGTTGCGACAGGCAGCTACTTTGGCATCGCCCCGCCGCAGGGCAG from the Roseibium sp. HPY-6 genome contains:
- a CDS encoding V-type ATP synthase subunit D — translated: MAKLALNKSSLARESTQLAEYKRFLPSLELKRLQIMAERAKAKETLARLEKDYEQRFKDLAATLPMIANTHVPLEGLVRLKAAVRGEQNLSGTILPVLEDIEVETEPYSLLARPHWVDPYVEGMRDLLRLNLEREVARERIAKLVEAEAVISRRVNLFEKVLIPRAAQNIKKIRMALADAERDAVVRAKISKRKTAARAAEERMADL
- a CDS encoding V-type ATP synthase subunit I, translated to MTIVPLVKVNLIGILDDKDKVLEAAQTFGSLHLIPLSSAQKELEAVPEGLGREAVEALRWLVEGPVQRRPVTVSDDFDLEGVVSQALHNRKSLKVCQDRLVQLERRIRDVEPWGEFSFSDLAEIGDNRLWFYVVPTGKIDLIDPAGKVMEVVHRDRYRAYVVVLSPDEPPSDAMPVPRVHVGALSLSQLRQRHEQAAIELEDLELERQSLTKWRYVLGQNLAAARDRSARQRAGLETADSERVFVLQAWARQDQISGIEDLAGGLGVAVLFEEVSDKDRPPTLLQNMPSMEGGEDLVEFYQTPGYRDWDPSAIVYVSFIIFFGMIMTDAGYGLLLLLVLFLFRKRFAGSELGVRMLRMSTWLMISTTAFGVATGSYFGIAPPQGSFLAHLKVLDLKNVDAMMKITLTIGVVHIVLANIMRALNAKTPSARFQPFGWCMVALGGLATFLGQGTLFATSGPVSVVGGLLLVGFFGSDRQVDSVSSGGLRVFDGLAALARIVNIFSDVLSYMRLFALGLAAASLAETINSLSGQLNHAVPGIGILIAILVLAIGHAINIGLGLIAGCVHGLRLNVIEFFNWGLKDEGKPFRPFKKEETRL
- a CDS encoding V-type ATP synthase subunit B, with the translated sequence MLVSHTRIVDIVGDIIRIQVSASKSESEGRPCLGDLAVVEAGDGGTSLAQVINIDKDMVSLQVNSGTKGLANNAAVRFLGEPAKVTYSDNILGRVFDGAGHPIDQGPDLSSDPTVPIGGPSANPMKRVLASRMIRTDVPMIDIFNCLVESQKIPIFSVSGEPYNPFLARIGIQADADIVVFGGLGLIFDDYAFFRKQFEDAGVFPRTVMFINQASDPVVERLQVPDMALAVAERFAVEEGKRVLVLLTDMTAFADAMKEVSIAMERVPANRGYPGDLYSQLARRYEKACDFKGSGSVTILTVTTMPGNDVTHPVPDNTGYITEGQFYLHSGVIDPFGSLSRLKQHVIGKVTREDHNQIMNTMIRFYSGARDAEQKQSMAFELSDYDRQLLKFGALFRERFMDIEVSRPLEDALDLCWQTLAECFEPEQLLMKQGLIDKYFPKGKKPASNDAEEAVA